The Neospora caninum Liverpool complete genome, chromosome X genome includes a region encoding these proteins:
- a CDS encoding SRS domain-containing protein, whose protein sequence is MKLASSVSLLATAATGPSLLLPLFADAAGMAAVCESPTRPLELVSETNAPLRFRCGKEFPELVPLDGRAFAVDADGTCGATLVDEDLVQVALRPMPTSESAGVKDPKGYLVNFTKNAVEKDTKICFRCAPSPNATPKPTPGSTLDACVIFVTLKARETVTSAPVEAADSDDVPGASETPAGSTDAALTENSEANVARQDETNPMGGSASTPGVERRTPMQDNPEEATPAVEVKDTRPRVAGARICSANEERVTVPPNQQTSFGCGASMVLEPADRTTVFFAGADEKCSGAAVSLVTVVPGSQLTAETVAGQDVFTFKAGTLAANETKHLCYICSTVETTGNNTQCRILLTVSSGAPSLALSVGLGLTTVLGTSFALAF, encoded by the coding sequence ATGAAGCTGGCGtcctccgtgtctctgctcgccaCAGCGGCGACCGGCCCGAGCCTGCTTCTGCCCCTCTTTGCAGACGCTGCGGGAATGGCTGCAGTCTGTGAATCGCCCACTCGGCCTCTGGAGTTGGTGTCTGAGACCaacgcgcctctgcgcttccgCTGCGGCAAGGAGTTTCCCGAGTTGGTCCCTCTGGACGGTCGCGCCTTTGCCGTCGACGCCGACGGCACGTGCGGCGCAACCCTCGTCGACGAAGATCTGGTCCAGGTTGCGCTCCGGCCGATGCCTACCAGTGAGTCTGCAGGCGTGAAGGACCCGAAGGGATATCTTGTCAATTTCACGAAGAACGCTGTGGAGAAAGACACCAAGATCTGTTTCCGGTGCGCACCGTCTCCGAACGCCACTCCAAAGCCGACGCCTGGCTCCACCCTGGACGCATGCGTGATCTTCGTCACGCTCAAGGCTCGAGAAACCGTCACGTCTGCCCCAGTTGAAGCCGCCGACTCCGACGACGTGCCAGGGGCCTCGGAAACGCCTGCTGGGTCCACGGATGCGGCGCTCACCGAAAACAGCGAAGCGAACGTTGCGCGGCAAGACGAGACAAACCCGATGGGCGGCAGCGCGTCCACTCCCGGTGTCGAGCGGCGAACCCCGATGCAGGACAACCCGGAGGAGGCGACTCCCGCCGTCGAGGTAAAGGACACTCGGCCGCGTGTTGCAGGCGCACGGATCTGCTCggcaaacgaagagagagtgaCAGTCCCCCCGAACCAGCAAACCAGTTTCGGCTGTGGTGCGTCGATGGTCCTGGAACCAGCCGATCGCACAACCGTCTTCTTTGCAGGTGCTGACGAAAAGtgcagcggcgccgccgtctccctcgtgaCGGTTGTGCCGGGGTCGCAGCTGACTGCCGAGACCGTCGCTGGACAAGACGTCTTCACATTCAAGGCTGGTACCTTGGCCGCGAACGAAACCAAGCACCTCTGCTACATCTGCTCGACCGTCGAGACCACTGGAAACAACACGCAATGCAGAATTCTCCTTACAGTCTCCTCCGGCGCCCCCAGCCTCGCCCTGTCTGTCGGTCTTGGTCTTACTACCGTTCTCGGAacctccttcgctctcgctttctaA
- a CDS encoding KLLA0B04587p, related has product MSSLFSQEKIDKLADKLGVFVSVASEKVKEVTEKTLSKDSPLEKNLKEATSDKNWGCPTSVLSEIARCSFNCTDYMQIMKFLWTALAEPPKKWRRIYKTLTLLEYLLKNGSERVVEETRENQFALRVLQQFSFTEEGRDKGAGIREKAKLVCRLAFDPELLKEERELAQKNRNKFVGIGARGERTGAGFSSFSSSSFSGSASSFSSFSGSNVGNLGSRARAGEVHTAGRPFGASRSAGAAGVSSAKSRDGRQSPTNSLQRGEAEGSSERRASPSGSPQAHSSKGRAEEERKERKKGSSGSKKKEDKEEGEKPRRKHRVNGQLTPGDDLLALDEPPSSTRAEGGTASAAPFPSDSLFGNGRHVLFHAKHQALGPHRTLDFFGSPEESRQSDLHGALWDLCLTVSVGVSPPYLDPNDNWGNFTAAPASTAAPANGAQANTASSNLPFELFPSFPGGNPWSGAPAMGPNGNANSNASSDFFGNFQAAPSQPASAPTGVPAAPVSSIDFFADASPAGPPPPNQGPAVMAQPPTGADKNPFSPPAAASVAPQAPKDGFFSDSRFAMLSMNLTENGTQSRAHPGAAGAAFSLTSPGPSFSVSGPNLNANRTPQPTGSDTAGVPAAMAGPAFSANAGLSNGFPAPQAPAASPFYGQAPSAPFGGPQAAHPTFPLQPTPQAGCSATAFPASSSTPFCGAPAGAGSAAGGAFGAFQTAAPAFGALGGQPSGGVGGAAVLSPFPGSPATTGF; this is encoded by the exons ATgtcgtcgcttttctcgcaaGAGAAAATCGACAAGCTGGCAGATAAGCTGGgagtcttcgtttctgtcgccAGCGAAAAGGTCAAGGAAGTTACCGAGAAGAC GCTGAGCAAAGACAGCCCACTGGAGAAGAACCtgaaagaggcgacgagcgaCAAGAACTGGGGATGTCCGACGTCGGTGCTGAGCGAAATTGCCAGGTGCTCCTTCAACTG CACGGACTACATGCAGATTATGAAGTTTCTGTGGACGGCTCTGGCCGAGCCTCCGAAGAAATGGAGACGAATCTACAAG ACCCTGACGCTGCTTGAGTACCTTCTGAAGAACGGAAGCGAGCGCGTggtggaggagacgcgagaaaatcAGTTCGCTCTTCGTGTTCTTCAGCAGTTCAGCTTCACggaggaaggccgagacAAAGGAGCAGGAA TTCGTGAAAAGGCGAAGCTCGTGTGCCGACTGGCCTTCGATCCGGAGCTGCtgaaagaggagcgagagctAGCccagaagaacagaaacaag TTCGTGGGGATCGGCGCACGCGGCGAAAGGACAGGCGCagggttttcttcctttAGCTCCAGTTCTTTCTCGGggtctgcctcctcgttctcttctttctccggaaGCAATGTGGGAAATCTCGGCAGTCGCGCGCGAGCCGGCGAAGTCCACACGGCTGGGCGGCCGTTCGGCGCGTCGCGCTCCGCTGGAGCTGCCGGTGTGAGTTCGGCAAAATCGCGAGACGGACGACAGAG CCCAACGAACTCtctgcagcgaggcgaggcagagggaagtagcgagagacgggcgtcgccgtcggGCAGTCCCCAAGCGCATTCCAGCAAGGgtcgcgcagaagaggagaggaaagagcgaaaaaagggTAGCTCCGGaagcaagaagaaggaagacaaggaggaaggagaaaaacctCGACGCAAACACCGCGTCAACGGCCAACTCAC TCCCGGCGACGACCTGCTGGCTCTGGATGAGCCGCCGAGCTCGACGCGCGCGGAGGGGGGGACTGCCTCGGCCGCTCCGTTCCCCTCCGATTCTCTCTTCGGAAACGGTAGGCACGTGCTGTTCCACGCAAAACACCAGGCCCTGGGTCCGCACAGAACTTTGGACTTCTTCGGCTCGCCAGAAGAAAGCCGGCAGTCGGACCTGCACGGCGCGCTCTGGGACTTGTGTCTTACTGTCTCCGTtggtgtgtctcctccctaCCTCGATCCCA atgACAACTGGGGCAATTTCACTGCGGCGCCGGCCTCAACAGCCGCGCCCGCGAACGGCGCCCAGGCGAACACTGCGAGCAGCAACCTGCCTTTCGagttgtttccttcctttcctggcGGAAATCCGTGGAGCGGCGCGCCGGCGATGGGCCCTAACGGCAACGCGAACAGCAACGCGTCCAGCGACTTCTTCGGGAATTTCCAGGCTGCACCATCGCAGCCGGCGTCGGCGCCCACCGGG GTTCCGgcggctcctgtctcctccatCGACTTCTTTGCCGACGCATCGCCCGCCGGACCCCCCCCTCCGAATCAAGGCCCAGCTGTCATGGCTCAGCCTCCAACAGGCGCCGACAAAAATCCCTTCTCCCCCCcagccgccgcctctgtcgctccaCAGGCACCAAAGGACG GTTTCTTCTCGGATTCGCGATTCGCCATGTTGAGCATGAACCTCACAGAGAACGGGACCCAGTCGCGGGCTCACCCGGgagccgccggcgccgcgtTTAGCCTCACGTCTCCTGgcccctccttctctgtctctggccCGA ATTTGAACGCGAATCGGACACCACAGCCGACAGGTTCTGACACTGCCGGCGTCCCCGCTGCTATGGCGGgtcccgcgttttctgcgaACGCTGGATTGTCGAACGGTTTCCCGGccccgcaggcgccggcggCTTCGCCCTTTTATGGTCAGGCACCTTCCGCTCCGTTTGGAGGCCCTCAAGCGGCTCATCCGACTTTCCCTCTTCAGCCGACGCCTCAAGCCGGCTGCTCGGCCACTGcgtttcctgcctcgtcctctaCTCCTTTCTGTGGAGCCCCAGCAGGCGCCGGCAGCGCGGCGGGAGGGGCCTTCGGAGCCTTTCAGACAGCCGCACCCGCGTTTGGAGCCCTAGGCGGCCAGCCCTCTGGAGGCGTGGGCGGCGCAGCTGTGCTGTCCCCGTTTCCAGGGTCGCCTGCCACGACAGGGTTCTGA